The Zingiber officinale cultivar Zhangliang chromosome 9A, Zo_v1.1, whole genome shotgun sequence genome window below encodes:
- the LOC122019033 gene encoding glutamate receptor 2.9-like, with amino-acid sequence MAANDFYTEYPNYSTRLSLHWRDTSDEGAIPAASAALDLLQNVGVEAVIGPQASTQAKFVAELGGRARVPVLSFSASLPRVRSSPYFFHTAWDGFSQARAVASLVNAFGWREAVTVLEDSDYGAAFAPFLTDALQEVDVPVSCRSMIAPRATGKQIASELDKLRANRTRVFIVHMYSYSLAFGFFNLTKSLGMMKNGYVWIVTYSLTDIVDLMGSSAMDSIQGVIGLTPSVRENERLHRLNRRWKEDRQFKFNVTMFGLWAYDTVWALAMAAEDVRGSLNSSFMASGSTNSTDLGRVGASLIGPELRDLLLSSSFAGVGGRFRLDGQVLESGSYEIVNVVDGGKRRIGLWSPTKGISLSNVNVTDGDGVEWPGGGWRKPKGWEWPIELVVGIPVKPGFEQFVEINESSGRKGYCIELFEAAMKELSVNFSYKRFSNEQGGSNGTYDDMVYQLSHQRLDAVVGDLTIRENRTRYFDFTQPFTESGLAMVVPTRDARRKGAWTFLKPLSLSLWLASAAFFIFTGATIWLLEHRHNDDFHGVGVGPVLYFSFSTLVFAHRERLATNSGRLVAVFWFFVVLILQANYTARLTSMLTVEQLTPTVEDVAQLLKDGSAVGYQKDSFVQGLLQSLKFNESKIIPYESAEEYHQALINGSVAAIVDEVPYLKVFMAKYCHKNFKMVGPIYKSSGFGFAFPKGSPFVGEVSRAILKVMQNNTLMDKLEKNLYPTVCADNDTDTESSRLTFRIFSGLSLITGTTSLSALILHYSIFFLRQQRPSLLNYDQSPLRRVAMLVQLFKQRGSSLQASEDPKPGEGSTRSAVVLALPYAGAKENG; translated from the exons ATGGCCGCCAACGACTTCTACACAGAGTATCCAAACTACTCCACCAGGTTGTCTCTTCACTGGAGGGACACAAGTGATGAAGGCGCCATCCCTGCAGCATCAGCAG CACTCGATCTGCTTCAGAACGTCGGAGTAGAGGCCGTGATCGGTCCACAAGCATCAACCCAGGCCAAGTTCGTGGCGGAGCTCGGTGGCAGAGCTCGGGTCCCGGTCCTCTCGTTCTCGGCGTCGCTGCCACGAGTTCGAAGCTCTCCATACTTCTTCCACACGGCGTGGGACGGGTTCTCGCAAGCTAGAGCCGTTGCCTCCCTAGTCAACGCTTTCGGCTGGCGAGAAGCAGTCACTGTCCTCGAGGATTCAGACTACGGTGCCGCGTTCGCGCCTTTCCTCACCGATGCTCTGCAAGAAGTCGACGTCCCTGTCAGCTGCCGGAGCATGATCGCTCCTCGAGCCACCGGCAAGCAAATTGCGTCCGAACTCGACAAGCTCAGAGCAAACAGAACCAGAGTTTTTATTGTACACATGTACTCTTATTCTCTGGCCTTTGGTTTCTTCAATCTCACGAAATCTCTAGGCATGATGAAAAATGGCTACGTGTGGATCGTAACCTACAGTTTAACCGATATCGTCGATCTCATGGGCTCTTCGGCCATGGATTCGATACAAGGAGTGATTGGTTTGACCCCCTCGGTGAGAGAAAACGAGAGGCTGCATCGATTGAATCGGAGATGGAAGGAAGATCGTCAGTTTAAGTTCAACGTTACAATGTTCGGTTTGTGGGCGTACGACACAGTTTGGGCTTTAGCCATGGCGGCAGAGGACGTCCGAGGATCTCTGAATTCTTCGTTCATGGCGTCCGGTTCCACCAATTCCACCGACTTAGGAAGAGTTGGAGCGTCCCTGATAGGTCCGGAGCTGAGAGATTTGTTACTGAGCAGTAGCTTCGCCGGCGTGGGTGGCAGATTCCGGCTGGATGGGCAAGTGTTGGAATCGGGAAGTTACGAGATTGTTAATGTGGTGGATGGTGGGAAGAGAAGGATTGGGCTATGGTCGCCCACTAAGGGCATTTCCTTAAGTAATGTGAATGTGACCGACGGTGATGGCGTCGAATGGCCCGGCGGCGGCTGGAGAAAGCCGAAGGGATGGGAGTGGCCGATCGAACTGGTGGTGGGAATTCCGGTGAAGCCTGGCTTCGAACAATTTGTAGAAATTAATGAAAGCTCTGGGCGAAAGGGCTACTGCATTGAGCTATTTGAAGCGGCGATGAAAGAGCTCTCTGTGAACTTCAGTTACAAGAGGTTTAGCAATGAGCAAGGGGGCAGCAATGGAACTTACGATGATATGGTTTACCAGCTCTCTCATCAG AGATTGGATGCGGTTGTCGGCGACCTGACGATACGAGAGAACCGGACGCGGTACTTTGACTTCACGCAGCCGTTCACGGAGTCAGGCCTGGCGATGGTGGTGCCGACCCGCGACGCCCGCCGCAAAGGCGCGTGGACCTTCTTGAAGCCGCTCTCCCTCAGCCTCTGGCTCGCCAGCGCcgccttcttcatcttcacagGCGCCACCATCTGGCTCCTGGAGCACCGCCACAACGACGACTTCCACGGAGTCGGCGTCGGCCCCGTGCTCTACTTCTCCTTCTCCACCCTCGTGTTCGCGCACCGGGAGCGGCTCGCCACCAACTCCGGCCGCCTCGTCGCCGTCTTCTGGTTCTTCGTCGTGCTCATTCTGCAGGCCAATTACACCGCGAGGCTGACCTCCATGCTCACGGTGGAGCAGCTGACGCCGACAGTTGAAGACGTCGCCCAGCTGTTGAAGGACGGCAGCGCGGTGGGGTACCAAAAGGACTCCTTCGTCCAGGGGCTGCTGCAGAGTTTAAAATTCAACGAATCGAAGATCATTCCCTACGAGTCGGCGGAGGAGTACCACCAGGCGCTGATCAACGGGAGCGTGGCGGCCATTGTCGACGAGGTGCCTTACCTCAAGGTCTTCATGGCCAAATACTGCCACAAAAACTTCAAAATGGTCGGGCCGATTTACAAGAGCAGTGGATTTGGATTT GCGTTTCCAAAAGGCTCACCGTTCGTCGGCGAGGTGTCAAGGGCTATTCTGAAGGTGATGCAGAACAACACCCTGATGGATAAGCTGGAGAAGAACTTGTACCCCACGGTTTGCGCCGACAACGATACTGACACAGAATCAAGCAGGCTCACGTTCCGCATCTTCTCGGGGTTGTCCCTCATCACCGGAACCACTTCTCTCTCAGCCTTGATTCTGCATTATTCAATCTTCTTCCTCCGGCAGCAGAGGCCTTCTCTGCTAAATTACGATCAGTCTCCGCTCCGGCGGGTTGCCATGCTAGTGCAGCTCTTCAAGCAAAGAGGCTCTTCTCTGCAAGCATCAGAGGATCCCAAACCTGGAGAAGGATCCACCAGGTCGGCCGTTGTGCTGGCTTTGCCGTACGCCGGCGCTAAAGAAAACGGATAG